A part of Aegilops tauschii subsp. strangulata cultivar AL8/78 chromosome 2, Aet v6.0, whole genome shotgun sequence genomic DNA contains:
- the LOC109784302 gene encoding uncharacterized protein yields the protein MGRSPCCCHDAGVKKGPWTEEEDKTLVEHIQKRGGHVGSWRGLPKAAGLNRCGKSCRLRWTNYLRPDIKRGNFSDEEERLIITLHAGLGNKWATIATHLEGRTDNEIKNYWNTHIRKKLLRMGVDPVTHQQLPPDHHLDGASAPLLPEALLWAAAAASLGGLDTGALRQAQLLQQLLQTIGSNNDATNLIANLAAANSVLNSSSSIVPSHLLQDQLNMYSGANCMQPGYLCNTSNFADQDVVQQQLINDMSPGTSSFATAEPADQLCNTTAAFASPDVAPAVDVLPVQEFAGLMVPMELQLPNLCSLESDSFWKELLDDGYLL from the exons ATGGGGAGGTCGCCGTGCTGCTGCCACGACGCCGGCGTGAAGAAGGGGCCGTGGACGGAGGAGGAGGACAAGACGCTGGTGGAGCACATCCAGAAGCGCGGCGGGCACGTCGGCAGCTGGCGCGGCCTGCCCAAGGCCGCCGGGCTGAACCGCTGCGGCAAGAGCTGCCGCCTCCGGTGGACCAACTACCTTCGCCCCGACATCAAGCGCGGCAACTTCTCCGACGAGGAGGAGCGCCTCATCATCACCCTCCACGCCGGTCTCGGCAACAA GTGGGCGACGATCGCGACACACCTGGAGGGCCGGACGGACAACGAGATCAAGAACTACTGGAACACGCACATCCGCAAGAAGCTCCTGCGCATGGGCGTCGACCCCGTCACCCACCAGCAGCTGCCACCCGACCACCACCTTGACGGCGCCTCCGCCCCACTCCTGCCCGAGGCGCTCCtctgggcggcggcggccgcgagcCTCGGAGGCCTAGACACCGGCGCACTCAGGCAGGCGCAGCTTCTGCAGCAGCTCCTCCAGACCATCGGCTCCAACAACGACGCAACTAACCTCATCGCCAACCTAGCTGCGGCAAACTCAGTGCTGAACTCAAGCAGCAGCATCGTTCCAAGCCACCTGCTCCAGGACCAACTGAACATGTATTCTGGGGCGAACTGCATGCAGCCTGGTTACCTCTGCAACACCTCCAATTTTGCAGATCAAGACGTGGTGCAGCAGCAGCTGATCAATGACATGTCTCCTGGAACGAGCTCCTTTGCAACAGCTGAACCAGCTGATCAGCTCTGCAACACTACTGCTGCATTTGCATCGCCTGATGTTGCACCGGCGGTTGACGTGCTGCCGGTGCAGGAGTTCGCCGGCTTGATGGTGCCCATGGAACTGCAACTACCCAATCTATGCTCCCTCGAGAGCGATTCTTTCTGGAAGGAGCTACTTGACGACGGCTACCTTCTATAG